The following DNA comes from Cellulomonas soli.
GACCGCCGCCGCCGCGACCAGACCGGAGCCCGCCACCGTCGCGGTGAGCCTCGGCCGCGCGGTGAGGAAGGCGAGCCAGGCGCGCATCCCGCGGCGCGACCCGACGCGGGATGCGAAGCGTTCCTGAGCGGAGACGCCGGTCACAGCGCGTCGTCGAATCGTCCGAGTGGCACACGCGGGAGGCTAACCACCGGGACGCAGCCCTGAGCAGCCCGAGTCGCCGAACACGCCGACGCGGCCCTCGGTGCGGCGGTGACGGCGCCGACCAGCCGGTGCCAGCACACCGCCTCGCCTCGCGGGCCACCGGGTGCGCGCCCACACTGGCCCTGCCGCGACCGGACGGTCGCGGGCGAGCCCAGCAGCGCGAGGCGACCATGGAACCGGACGGTCCGCACGCCCCCGACGACCCCACGGTCACCGACCCCGAGCACTACCGGGTCGTGCTGGAGAACGACCGGGTGCGCGTCCTGGAGTACCGCGACGTGCCGGGTGCGCGTACCCACCCGCACCGGCACCCCGACTCCGTGATGGTGACGGCCACCGGGTTCCGTCGGCGCATCACCTCGGGCGAGCGGGCGGTGGAGGTCGAGCTCGAGCCCGGGCAGGTGCGGTGGCTCGCCGGTCAGGAGCACGTGGGGGAGAACGTCGGGACCAGCCCGACGCACGCGTTCTTCGTCGAGCTCAAGGAGCCGCACCCGGGCGGAGCCGATGGCGGCCCGGGCGGCGCAGCCGGCCTCGCCGACGGGCCACCCGCGCCGCTCGGCCCGGCCTGAGGCCCGGGGAGCGACGCGGGTCGCGGGTCAGTCCTGCGGTGCCTGGGCCGAGGCGGCCGCTGCTGCGGCGGCGGGCAGTGCGTCGACGATCCGGCCCACGGCCTCGTCGTCGTGCGCGGCCGAGACGAACCACGCCTCGAACGCCGACGGCGGCGCGGAGACCCCCGCCTCCAGCAGCGCGTGGAAGAACGGGGCGTACCGCCACGACTCCGTGGCCTGCACGGCCGCGTAGTCGCGCGCACCCTGGGCGGCGGCCTCGGCACCGAACATGATGCTGAACAGGCTGCCGGCCCACTGGATCGCGTGCGGCACGCTCGCCGCGGCCAGCGCCTGCGAGACCGCCGAGCGCAGCTGCGCGGACGCGGCGTCGACCCGGGCGTACACGGCGTCGTCCGCGAGGCGC
Coding sequences within:
- a CDS encoding cytoplasmic protein is translated as MEPDGPHAPDDPTVTDPEHYRVVLENDRVRVLEYRDVPGARTHPHRHPDSVMVTATGFRRRITSGERAVEVELEPGQVRWLAGQEHVGENVGTSPTHAFFVELKEPHPGGADGGPGGAAGLADGPPAPLGPA